In one window of Bdellovibrio bacteriovorus W DNA:
- a CDS encoding agmatinase (COG0010 Arginase/agmatinase/formimionoglutamate hydrolase, arginase family), whose amino-acid sequence MEYKPLSGREFPRFSAIKTFFRLPHVPIDADYEVGIFGIPYDGGVSYRPGARFAPTKVREISSLGRGFHMTRMENFFENLKVADIGDCPVVPIDQGQTYARIESFVGEVLRHDKKFLSVGGDHSTTLPVLRALRKKYGKPLAFIHFDAHLDTYPAAWGCEYHHGSFARHAVEEGLVDPKKMIQIGIRGPLAGQDDLDFINKHGVRVVTVDEIRNQPIQEFVKTLPKFDDTPTYISYDIDNLDPSYAPGTGTPVPGGLTTFEVQRIFRSFEIPNLVGGDVVEISPPFDHADITALAGMDALFEMLHLFKSKK is encoded by the coding sequence ATGGAATATAAACCATTAAGTGGACGTGAGTTTCCTCGATTTTCTGCTATTAAAACTTTCTTCAGATTGCCCCATGTTCCAATCGACGCTGACTATGAGGTCGGTATCTTTGGAATCCCGTATGATGGTGGAGTTTCTTATCGCCCGGGGGCGCGCTTTGCTCCGACGAAAGTGCGAGAGATTTCAAGTCTTGGCCGTGGGTTTCACATGACCCGTATGGAAAACTTTTTTGAAAACCTCAAGGTCGCAGATATTGGCGATTGTCCTGTGGTTCCTATTGACCAAGGACAGACCTATGCGCGCATTGAAAGCTTTGTGGGTGAAGTCTTAAGGCATGATAAAAAGTTTTTGTCAGTGGGCGGAGATCACTCAACAACGCTGCCAGTTCTACGCGCTTTGAGAAAGAAATATGGCAAACCCTTAGCGTTCATTCACTTTGATGCGCACTTAGATACCTATCCGGCAGCTTGGGGTTGTGAGTACCACCACGGTTCCTTTGCTCGCCATGCGGTAGAAGAAGGGCTTGTTGATCCTAAGAAGATGATTCAGATCGGAATTCGCGGGCCTTTGGCTGGCCAAGATGATTTGGATTTTATCAATAAGCACGGTGTTCGTGTGGTAACAGTGGATGAAATTCGCAATCAACCGATTCAAGAGTTTGTAAAAACTTTGCCAAAGTTTGACGACACTCCCACTTACATTAGTTATGACATCGACAATCTAGATCCGAGCTATGCTCCTGGTACAGGCACTCCGGTTCCGGGTGGGCTTACAACTTTTGAAGTGCAAAGAATCTTCAGATCCTTTGAAATTCCAAATCTTGTCGGCGGTGACGTGGTGGAGATTTCTCCCCCGTTTGACCATGCCGATATCACAGCGCTAGCGGGTATGGATGCGCTCTTTGAAATGCTCCATCTGTTTAAATCTAAAAAATAG
- a CDS encoding A/G-specific adenine glycosylase (COG1194 A/G-specific DNA glycosylase), producing MAKNYDLKIDHRQLTQWYKKNRRDLPWRQSKDPYRIWLSEVMLQQTTVVAVIPYFEKFVAKFPTVHDLAKAPEADVLEAWAGLGYYSRARNLHKAAKALSAQGFPQTAAELLELPGFGPYTSRAVASIAFAEKVGVLDGNVIRVLSRRFGLKNNWWNTQGRNQLQDLSDKLALCGEPDVCNQALMELGATVCTPQKVMCVLCPWVKTCVAREKNCVEELPLKKPRKKSEVWVWKPQVLIKNNKVALIKNDYAPFLKGQMIFPGTISKQDEKPDQFVARHSITHHDIYIAPLKSKSSNVTKVQWIELSELKKVNPSSLLQKVLSKI from the coding sequence ATGGCAAAAAATTACGACCTTAAAATCGACCATCGACAACTCACACAGTGGTATAAGAAAAACCGCCGCGACTTGCCGTGGAGACAGAGTAAGGACCCGTATCGCATTTGGCTTTCCGAAGTCATGTTGCAACAAACAACTGTCGTTGCTGTTATCCCCTACTTTGAAAAGTTTGTGGCAAAGTTTCCCACCGTGCACGACCTCGCTAAAGCCCCTGAGGCCGATGTCCTCGAAGCTTGGGCTGGCTTAGGTTACTACTCTCGTGCTCGCAATCTTCACAAAGCGGCCAAGGCTCTTTCAGCTCAAGGTTTTCCGCAAACAGCGGCAGAACTTTTGGAGCTACCTGGATTTGGCCCCTACACCTCCCGAGCAGTGGCCAGCATCGCCTTTGCAGAAAAAGTAGGTGTGCTTGACGGGAACGTCATCCGCGTTCTATCGCGCCGCTTTGGTTTAAAAAATAATTGGTGGAACACGCAAGGTCGCAATCAGCTCCAAGATCTTTCTGACAAGCTCGCCCTTTGCGGTGAGCCGGATGTCTGCAACCAAGCACTTATGGAATTAGGTGCGACCGTTTGCACACCCCAGAAGGTCATGTGTGTTCTTTGCCCATGGGTGAAAACTTGTGTTGCGCGAGAAAAAAACTGCGTTGAAGAGTTGCCTTTAAAAAAGCCTCGTAAAAAATCCGAAGTGTGGGTTTGGAAACCACAGGTTCTTATTAAAAATAATAAAGTCGCTTTGATCAAAAATGACTATGCTCCTTTTTTAAAGGGCCAAATGATTTTTCCAGGGACCATTTCAAAACAAGATGAAAAGCCAGACCAGTTTGTCGCTCGTCATAGCATCACCCATCACGATATTTATATTGCCCCTTTGAAAAGCAAATCGTCAAACGTCACCAAGGTACAGTGGATTGAGCTTTCCGAACTTAAGAAAGTAAATCCTTCTTCACTTCTGCAGAAGGTTCTCAGTAAAATCTAG
- a CDS encoding two-component sensor histidine kinase (COG0642 Signal transduction histidine kinase), translating into MRTLKASFLLIGPWEQRLQEIGAHIASDLQQAWHWIHDSSYDVVAISITLVLGKKFPEFFQEITRTSPGTQFIVVVPDDYSPNQLAYLHEEYGFSRVISNFNDPLLENHLFSALEEANQKKQDENLARLMREQTEQLKKLQIELEDRVQKRTRFLTEARRKLYLTNSRIEGFKKALIAVHQASSVAEIEQLLGESMMGMVQTSWIKIFYSPQDEVFAQQVESQLNFTQLQVPLFNQHERIGSIFFLRAPDHAFNKDEGDFLNRVAETVALALNRIQKLKESESLKEQWEATFNSMSDPVVLIDDSFEIIQYNKALNNRLEDLGKDHNSNKCYKMLFNRDTPCPNCSRGKNFRVQAQGQSQRSFEVYSQELQLDAGSPDVYVNLYHDITEQLKMEKQILETAKMAELGTIGSSIAHELNNPLGGILSFTQLILMDMKQEDPLYPDIKEMESGVQRCKEIVQNLLGFTRNPDSDQEGLFSLAEVCARALKILELETKSKGIAVKLSTPSENIMIQGHFNLLAQGLKNILQSCIDRIGEKSRTEKGYRAFLEVRLWLEDNSANILITDNGVPEKNPSLPVGLGLSIASQILRDHHAQLELSLASSAENLAKISFSRPVLRS; encoded by the coding sequence ATGCGGACTTTAAAGGCGAGTTTCTTATTGATAGGTCCTTGGGAGCAAAGACTCCAAGAAATCGGTGCACACATCGCCAGTGACCTTCAACAAGCTTGGCACTGGATTCATGATTCTAGCTATGACGTCGTGGCAATTTCGATCACGTTAGTTTTAGGAAAAAAGTTTCCTGAGTTCTTTCAAGAGATCACCCGCACATCACCAGGAACGCAGTTCATCGTCGTAGTTCCTGATGACTACTCTCCGAATCAACTGGCTTATTTACATGAAGAGTATGGCTTCTCAAGAGTTATCAGTAATTTCAATGATCCTCTTTTAGAAAATCATCTGTTCTCGGCCCTTGAAGAGGCCAATCAAAAAAAACAAGATGAAAACTTAGCCCGACTGATGCGCGAACAGACTGAGCAGCTAAAGAAGCTGCAAATCGAACTCGAAGATCGCGTGCAAAAAAGAACAAGATTTTTAACGGAAGCCCGACGCAAACTCTATCTAACAAATTCTCGTATCGAGGGTTTTAAGAAAGCTCTGATTGCTGTCCACCAAGCAAGTTCGGTGGCAGAGATTGAACAACTCCTTGGCGAGTCCATGATGGGCATGGTACAAACATCTTGGATTAAAATTTTCTACAGTCCTCAAGATGAAGTTTTTGCCCAACAAGTTGAATCGCAATTGAACTTCACTCAGCTCCAAGTTCCGCTCTTTAATCAACATGAACGCATCGGCTCTATTTTCTTTTTAAGAGCCCCTGATCACGCCTTCAACAAAGACGAAGGGGATTTCCTCAACAGAGTGGCTGAGACCGTGGCTCTTGCTTTGAATCGTATTCAAAAGCTTAAGGAGTCCGAGTCACTTAAAGAACAATGGGAAGCCACTTTTAACTCGATGTCAGATCCCGTCGTCTTGATTGATGATTCCTTTGAAATCATTCAATACAACAAGGCTCTCAATAATCGCCTTGAAGATTTAGGCAAAGATCATAATTCAAACAAGTGTTACAAGATGCTTTTTAATCGCGACACCCCTTGCCCGAATTGCTCTCGCGGAAAAAACTTCCGTGTGCAAGCACAGGGGCAATCGCAAAGAAGTTTTGAAGTCTATAGCCAAGAACTACAACTCGATGCCGGATCTCCTGATGTCTACGTCAATCTTTACCACGACATCACAGAGCAGCTCAAAATGGAGAAGCAGATCCTTGAAACCGCAAAGATGGCGGAACTTGGTACGATTGGCTCGAGTATCGCGCACGAATTGAATAACCCATTGGGTGGAATTCTATCGTTCACGCAACTAATCCTTATGGATATGAAACAAGAAGATCCTCTTTATCCTGATATCAAAGAAATGGAATCAGGAGTGCAACGTTGCAAAGAGATCGTGCAAAATCTTTTAGGCTTCACACGCAATCCAGATTCTGATCAAGAAGGACTCTTTAGCTTGGCAGAGGTTTGCGCCAGAGCTTTAAAAATTCTTGAACTTGAAACAAAATCAAAAGGTATCGCCGTTAAGTTATCGACTCCGTCTGAAAATATTATGATCCAAGGGCATTTCAATCTCTTAGCTCAGGGGTTAAAAAATATTTTACAAAGTTGCATTGATCGAATTGGCGAAAAAAGCCGCACTGAGAAAGGATACCGAGCTTTTCTCGAGGTTCGCCTATGGCTTGAAGATAATTCTGCCAATATTTTAATCACCGACAATGGAGTTCCTGAAAAAAATCCAAGTCTTCCTGTAGGTTTAGGCCTTTCCATCGCTTCGCAAATCCTGCGCGATCACCATGCGCAATTGGAGCTTTCACTCGCTTCTAGCGCAGAGAACCTGGCAAAAATTTCCTTCTCTCGTCCAGTTTTGAGGTCCTGA
- a CDS encoding response regulator of hydrogenase 3 activity (sensor HydH) (COG2204 Response regulator containing CheY-like receiver, AAA-type ATPase, and DNA-binding domains): MRSQRVLILDDESSLRTALFRVLDRKGLNVITANKIEEAKILSQGDTHIDLAIVDLNLPDGDGIEFMTYLKSMSPATEVIILTGHATIESAIRATQKGAFHFVTKPFNLEELMSLIEKALTHKKLQLENQQLRSELNKKYKFDQIIGDSESIQNVLRLIERVADSDSTVLVTGESGTGKELMARAIHYNSPRANGPFIPINCGAIPSELLESELFGHVKGAFTGAIANRVGRFEMADGGTIFLDEIGDLEPSLQVKLLRALQERSFEPVGSTKTVSVNVRVIAATNLNLELAVENGRFREDLYYRLNVIPLAVPALRERKTDIPLLLNHFMEIFSKAKGRGLTGIASDALDCLVNYPWPGNIRELENLVERMTILKGHGVIDISDVPPKYRAGKTTSTEVGELDIPDSGMDFNSAVDAYENALILKALEKTGWNRNQAASLLRLNRTTLVEKIKKKGLTPPNEVMV; encoded by the coding sequence ATGCGAAGCCAAAGAGTTCTAATTTTAGATGATGAGTCATCACTACGCACGGCACTTTTCCGTGTTCTTGACCGAAAAGGTCTCAACGTTATTACCGCAAATAAAATTGAAGAAGCTAAGATCCTTTCACAAGGTGATACACATATTGATCTAGCTATCGTCGATTTGAATTTACCTGATGGTGATGGCATTGAGTTTATGACTTATTTAAAGTCTATGAGCCCGGCGACAGAGGTGATCATCCTGACAGGTCATGCCACTATTGAGTCAGCAATTCGTGCAACTCAAAAAGGGGCTTTCCACTTCGTGACAAAGCCATTCAATCTAGAAGAACTCATGAGTCTTATTGAAAAAGCTCTGACTCACAAGAAGCTTCAACTCGAAAATCAACAGCTTCGCTCTGAATTGAACAAGAAATATAAGTTCGATCAAATCATCGGCGACAGCGAATCCATTCAAAATGTTTTAAGACTGATTGAAAGAGTCGCCGACTCTGATTCAACAGTTCTTGTAACTGGAGAATCTGGAACTGGTAAAGAGTTGATGGCTAGAGCTATTCACTACAACTCTCCAAGAGCCAATGGCCCATTCATTCCTATTAACTGCGGCGCTATTCCGTCAGAACTTCTTGAGAGTGAACTTTTTGGTCACGTAAAAGGGGCCTTCACGGGTGCCATTGCCAACCGCGTAGGTCGTTTTGAAATGGCCGACGGCGGAACGATCTTCTTAGATGAAATCGGTGACCTTGAGCCCTCCTTACAAGTGAAACTTCTTCGTGCCCTGCAAGAAAGAAGTTTTGAACCTGTTGGCTCTACCAAAACAGTTTCCGTCAATGTGCGCGTGATCGCAGCTACGAACTTAAATCTTGAACTGGCTGTTGAAAACGGAAGATTCCGCGAGGATCTTTACTACCGCCTGAACGTGATCCCTTTAGCTGTTCCAGCACTTCGCGAGAGAAAAACAGACATTCCATTGTTATTAAATCACTTTATGGAAATCTTTAGTAAAGCCAAGGGCCGTGGCCTGACTGGCATTGCTTCTGATGCTCTGGATTGTCTTGTGAACTATCCTTGGCCTGGAAATATCCGCGAGTTAGAAAATCTTGTCGAACGCATGACGATTCTAAAAGGTCACGGCGTGATTGATATTTCAGATGTTCCTCCAAAGTACAGAGCGGGAAAGACGACTTCCACAGAAGTTGGAGAGCTCGATATCCCAGATTCTGGAATGGATTTTAACTCGGCTGTTGATGCTTACGAAAATGCATTGATCTTGAAAGCTCTTGAAAAGACGGGATGGAATCGCAACCAAGCCGCTTCATTATTGAGATTGAATCGCACCACTCTGGTCGAGAAAATCAAGAAGAAGGGTTTAACTCCTCCGAATGAAGTGATGGTTTAA
- a CDS encoding XRE family plasmid maintenance system antidote protein (COG3093 Plasmid maintenance system antidote protein), with translation MIKNPKPMHPGKVLSEFYMNELNLNQTELANLCGCLPRKINDIVNCKRAITPDFALDLEKAIGTSAEMWVQMQADFDLWSARQKRTA, from the coding sequence ATGATTAAAAATCCAAAACCTATGCATCCAGGAAAAGTACTAAGTGAATTCTATATGAACGAACTAAATCTGAATCAAACAGAATTAGCAAATTTATGTGGATGTCTTCCTCGAAAGATAAATGATATCGTCAATTGCAAAAGAGCCATCACTCCAGATTTCGCATTGGATTTGGAAAAGGCGATTGGTACGAGTGCTGAGATGTGGGTACAGATGCAGGCAGACTTTGACTTGTGGAGCGCACGGCAAAAGAGAACTGCCTAA